The DNA sequence GCCGACCGCGCGCATCCACGAAGCCGCGGTGCGGATCATGAATGGCAACAGCCGGATCGCGATCGTGACGGCCGGGGAGGCGCAGCACGCCGTCGGCAAGGCCCGCGCTGCCGGGATCGAGCTGCCGTGGACGCCGCCGGCAAAAACGCCCGAAAACCCGATCATCCCGTCCGACCATGTCACGCCGATGGCGATCCGCCACGGCATCATGCAGCCGGTCCACATCTATCCGCTGTACGAAAACGCCACCACCGCCGCCTGGGGGCTGACCCCGGTCGAGGCGCTGGCGGAATCGGGCGCCGCCTATGCGATGATCTCCGACGTCGCCGCCGCCAACCCGCACGCCTGGACGCCGAAGGCCTTCACGGCCGACGCGATCGTGACGCCGTCGCCCGACAACCGGATGATCGCCTGGCCCTATACCAAGCGCATGGTCGCCAACAACACCGTCAACATGGGTGCCGCCGTGGTGCTGACGACATTGGCGCTGGCGCGCGAAGCCGGCATCGCCGAGGATCGGATGGTGTTCATCCATGGCGGCGCGGCGGCGGCGGAGCCGATGGATTATCTGATGCGCGACCAGTTCACCCATTCGGTGGCGCAGAACGCCGTGCTGGGCCAGGCCATGCGCATTGCCGAAGCCGGCTTCGACCGGGTGGAGCTTTATTCCTGCTTCCCGACGGTGCCCAAGATGGCGCGGCGCACGCTGGGGCTGGACCCGGCAAAGGTGTTCAGCGTCACTGGCGGGCTCAGCTTCTTCGGGACGCCGCTCAACGGCTATATGCTCCACGCCACCTGTGCGATGGTGCGCGCGCTGCGCGCGGCGCCGGCCACCCATGCCCTGCTCTATGGCCAGGGCGGCTATGTCACCAAGCATCACGCGCTGGTCGTCGGCAGCGCACCGGGCGCCGCGGCGGCGCTGATGCTGCCCAAGGACGTCCAGGAAGATGCGGAGGCAGCGCGCGGCGATGTGCCGTTCTTCGACGCCGCCTATTCGGGCCCGGCGCGGATCGAAACCTTCAGCGTCGTCTATGATCGCGACGGCGCGCCTTCCTATGGCAGCGTCATCGGCCGCACGCCGGCGGGGGACCGGGTGTTCGGCCGGATCGAGATTGCCGATACGGACACGCTCGGTCCGCTGTTGTCGCTCGACCGGTCGCCGATCGGCGACGAAGGCCGGGTGACGGTGGATGAGGATGGCCTCCAGCGCTGGGCCGCGGGCTGACCCGTCGGCGGCCGCGCAGCCTAGACCGGCTCGAACTGCGCCAGCGCCGCATAGAGCAGCACCGCCGTCGCCACGGCAACGTTGAGGCTGTCGGCGGTGCCCTTCATCGGCAGCTTGACCAGTGCGTCGCACGCATCGGCATAGGGGGCCGGCAGGCCCGATTGTTCATTGCCCATGAACAGGAAGGTCGGGTCGGTGAAGGGATGGCTGCGATAGTCGACCGTCGAGCCCGACAGCGCCGCGCCGACAAGGCTGCCCGGCCCGGAGCGCAGCCAGGCGAGAAAATCGGCGCCGCTCGCCTGCGCCACCTGCCGGGTGAACAGGCCGCCCATCGAGGCGCGCACCGCCTCCAGGCTGAACGGGTCGCACGACTGGTCGAGCAGGATGACGCCGCCGGCCCCCACGGCGTCGCAGGTGCGCAGCATCGTGCCCAGATTGCCGGGGTCCTTCAAATTCTCGGCAACCACCCACAACCGCGCCGCGCTGCGATCGATGCCGGCGAGGCCGGTGTCGGGAATGGGATAGGCGGCCGCGACCGCCCCCGGATTGTCCTTGCCGGTCAGCCGGTGGAGCAGGTCGCGCGTTGCCCGCAGCACCGTGCCGCGGCGCGCCAGGGTCGCGGTGACCAGCGCGCCGGTCAACGGATGGTCCTCGGCATCGGCGGCGAAGATCAACGTGTGGGGGACATGGCCGGTGGCGAGTGCCTCGGTGCAGACGCGCAGTCCTTCGGCGAGGAACAGTTGCTGCTCGCGCCGCGCCTTCTTGTCGGCAAGCGCCTTCAGCGACTTGAATACCGGGTTCGCGGGACTGGTGATGTCGGTGATCATGCGGCAGCAATCATCCCAACGCATCGATATTGTAGTGGTGCCAAAGGAACACCGCGAGCGCCCCCCGGTTCGGTCGCCATGGCTCGGCGAGTTCCCGCGTGCGCTTCTCGGTCGGGCGCGCGTCGAGGCCCAGGATCCTGCCCAGTTCGATCTGGACGGCGAGATCGCCGGCGGGGAAGACGTCGGGCCGGCCTTCGGCGAACAACAGGTAGATCTCGGCGCTCCAGCGGCCGATGCCCTTGACGGCGGTCAGCGCCGCAATCGCGTCCTCGTCATCGGCAGGCAGCGCGGCGAAATCGAGTGCACCGCTGGCCAGCGCTTCGGCGAGGGCATGGACATAGCTGGCCTTCTGCCCCGACAGCCCCGCCGCGCGCAGCGCGTCCACCGGCGTCGCTGCCACCCGGGCATGATCGTCCATATCGCCGCCGCACGCCGCTTCCAGCTTGTTCCAGATGCTCGCGGCGGCCTTGACGCTGACCTGCTGGCCGACGATGGCGCGCATCATCGTGGCGGCGCCGCGCGACCGGCCGCGTGGTTCCGGATAGCCGGCGCGGGCCAGCGCCGCGGCAATCGCCGGTTCGGTCGCGGCGATGGCGTCGAGCGCGGTCGCGAGCTGGGCGGTGGTCAGGGACATCGGGCGCTTGTAGCGGGCCGGACGCGGGGCCGGAAGGGGCCGGGGTAGTCGACCGCCCCCGCTATCGGGTAAGAAGGCTGGGATCATGTTCGAAGACCAGCGCCCACTCGGCTTTTTTCACGACAAGAACCGCGCCTTCTGGATCCTCCAGGGTGGCGGCTGGGTCGCCTATCTGCTGCTGCGGGCGCTGTCGGGTCTTGCCAATTCGATGGGCGTTGCCTTCATCCTGCCCGCGGTCATCGTCACCGCGACCGGATTTTCGCTGACGCTGCTGATGGCGGCGGCCTATCGCCGGATCATCGTGATGAAGCCGGTCTATGTCTGGACGCTGACGCTGATCATCCTGGGCGGTGCATCGGCGCTGTTCTCGGTGCTGGAAGTCTGGGCGCACGCCACCTTCTATCAACCGGGCTGGCAGCCGCAGGGCATCGAATTCCTCGGCGCCATCCTTCTCGATTTTTCGGTATTGGCGGCGTGGAGCGGGCTTTACTACGGCATCAACTATTATCTGCTGTTGTCCGAACAGTCGGAACGCATGATAAACGTCGCCGCCCAGGCCAATTCGGCGCAGCTCGAGATGCTGCGCTACCAGTTGAACCCGCATTTCCTGTTCAACACGCTCAACTCGATCTCGACACTGGTGCTGCTCAAGCAGACCGAGCGCGCCAATGCCATGCTGTCACGGCTTGCCTCCTTCCTGCGCTACAGCCTGGTCGGCGAACGCGAAGGGCTGGCAACGGTGGCGCAGGAGGCCGAAGCATTGAAGCTCTATCTCGATATCGAGCGCACCCGCTTCGAAAGCCGGCTGCGCACGCGCTTCGACATCGCGCCCGATGTGATGGAAGCGCGGCTGCCGTCGCTGCTGCTGCAGCCGATTGTCGAAAATGCCATCAAATATGCCGTGACGCCAAGCGAGGACGGCGCCGATATCCTGATCGACGCGCGGCGCATGGCCGACCGGCTGGTGCTGACCGTGGCCGATACCGGGCCGGGCCTGGCAGGAAGCAACGGCGATGGCATGCCGGGCGGCACCCAGGTCGGTCTCGCCAATATCCGGGAACGCCTGGTGCAGGCCTATGGCGAGGACCACCGTTTCGAATTGGCGGAAAACAGCCCGCAAGGGTTGATCGTTCTGATCGACATTCCATATCAGACCGAAGCGTCACACGCGGTCGTCGGGGGCGACGACCGGATCGAGAACCGAATGGGGGCAAACAACCCTGGGCCACAACCGGTCCCGGCCCATTAGGAAGCACGCAATGTCCATCACCACGATCATCGTCGATGACGAGCGGCTCGCCGTTCAGGGGCTCGAGCTCCGGCTGCAGGCGTTCGACGATGTCACCATCATCGAGCGCTGTGCCAATGGCCGGGAGGCTATCCGCGCCATCAAGACGCTGAAGCCCGATCTGGTTTTCCTCGATATCCAGATGCCCGGCTTCGATGGCTTTTCGGTCGTCGCCGGGCTCGCCGATATCGAACCGCCGCTGTTCGTCTTCGTGACGGCGTTCGGCGAATATGCGCTGAAGGCCTTTGATGCCCAGGCGGTCGATTATCTGATGAAGCCGGTCGACGAGGAACGGCTGGCGGCGACCATCGAGCGCGTGCGCCAGCGGCTGACCGAAAAGCGCAGCTGCGAGGACAGCGAGCGGTTGAAGGGCATTTTGACCGAGGTTGCCCCCGGCGCGATGCCCGACGACCTGGCAGCGGATGCCGATGCACCGGCAGCGAACCGCTATGAAAAGGTGCTCAACATCAAGGATCGCGGCCAGATCTTCCGTGTCGATGTCGCCGATATCGAGCGGATCGACGCGGCCGGTGACTATATGTGCATCTACACCGCCGACCAGACGCTGATCCTGCGCGAGACCATGAAGGACCTCGAACGCCGGCTCGACCCGCGCAAGTTCCAGCGCATTCACCGGTCGACGATCGTCAACCTCGACAATATCAAGAGCGTCAAGCCGCACACCAATGGCGAATGTTTCCTCGTTCTGGGATCGAACACCCAGGTCAAGGTCAGCCGCAGTTACCGTGAAGTCGTGGCGCGCTTTCTCTAGAAAGCCGCACAGAACGAGAATTTGAAAACAGTCACCAGAGATGGTGACTGCACAAGCGGTTTAATTTTCCTTGTCGCAATGGTTTTGGCAGCAAAATGCCGAAACATGCGTGCCTGCTTTGGCATAATACACGCCAAAATCCACAAAAACGCCGCAAAATGCTATTGTAAATAGTTGGGCAACATATTGTTTCGGTAGTATCACACTGCGTTAACCATAACTGTAAAGCACAGCTTACAACGCTTTTGCTGCACCTGCGAAATCTTCGATATTTTTCATGGACTCGGCGTTTGGCACGATTCCTGCATCGCTTCTGGCGTTACCAATCTAGCGTTGTTTAAAAGAAGGGATGCAAAATGCGTACGCTTATCGCTCTCGGCGCCGTGCTGCTGGCTTCGACCTCCGCACAGGCTGCGGTCAATCTGGTCGTCAACGGCAGCTTCGAAAATGGCGTGTCGCCGGCCGGCAGCACCTTCCTCGCCAGCGAAGATGTGACGTCGATCACCGGCTGGCGCGTGCTCAGCGAGGGCGTGAACTATGTCGACAGCAGCGTCTGGGCGGCCTCCACGGGCGACCGCAGCGTTGAACTGGGCACCAACCTCGGCGCCGGCGGTGTGTGGCAGCGCGTGTCGGGCTTTACCGTCGGTTCGCGTTATCGCCTGACCTTCGACGTTTCGGCCAATCCGTTCGATCCGGCAGCCCGCCCGAAGCCGAGCCGCGTGCTCACCTCGGTGACCGGCGGTCTTGCGGAGATCTATTCCTACACGCTGACCGATGCCAACACGTCGTCGTCGATGTTGTATGACACGATTTCCTATGACTTCATCGCCGGCAACAACTTTCAGAACATCCAGTTCCGCTCGCTTCTTTCGGCCGGCGAAAACTATGGTGCGGTGATCGACAATGTCAGCATCTCGGTGGTTCCGGAAGCATCGACCTGGGCCATGATGATCGTTGGCTTCAGCCTGGTCGGTTTTGCCTCGCGTCGCCGCAACCGCGGCTTCGTCGTCGCCTGACAACAGGCGCCGATCCAAGTCGTCGAGGGGGCCCGGAAGCGATGCTTCCGGGCCCTTTGCTTTGCGGCGCAGCGAATTCAGTCGATCATGCTGTCCACGACCGGCGTTGCCGCTTCCCGCGCAAGCGCCGACTGGAACGCGGGGCGGGCCGTCATTGTGGCCAGCCAGGCGACCAGCCGGGGCGGCAGGC is a window from the Polymorphobacter fuscus genome containing:
- a CDS encoding acetyl-CoA acetyltransferase; the encoded protein is MTLPADRTPVIIGIGEIVDRPADPALALEPLALMDAAIRAADADAGGGWLDRVDSIDIINMVSWRYDSVASRLNARLGINPARSVYGVVGGETPTARIHEAAVRIMNGNSRIAIVTAGEAQHAVGKARAAGIELPWTPPAKTPENPIIPSDHVTPMAIRHGIMQPVHIYPLYENATTAAWGLTPVEALAESGAAYAMISDVAAANPHAWTPKAFTADAIVTPSPDNRMIAWPYTKRMVANNTVNMGAAVVLTTLALAREAGIAEDRMVFIHGGAAAAEPMDYLMRDQFTHSVAQNAVLGQAMRIAEAGFDRVELYSCFPTVPKMARRTLGLDPAKVFSVTGGLSFFGTPLNGYMLHATCAMVRALRAAPATHALLYGQGGYVTKHHALVVGSAPGAAAALMLPKDVQEDAEAARGDVPFFDAAYSGPARIETFSVVYDRDGAPSYGSVIGRTPAGDRVFGRIEIADTDTLGPLLSLDRSPIGDEGRVTVDEDGLQRWAAG
- a CDS encoding TrmH family RNA methyltransferase; this encodes MITDITSPANPVFKSLKALADKKARREQQLFLAEGLRVCTEALATGHVPHTLIFAADAEDHPLTGALVTATLARRGTVLRATRDLLHRLTGKDNPGAVAAAYPIPDTGLAGIDRSAARLWVVAENLKDPGNLGTMLRTCDAVGAGGVILLDQSCDPFSLEAVRASMGGLFTRQVAQASGADFLAWLRSGPGSLVGAALSGSTVDYRSHPFTDPTFLFMGNEQSGLPAPYADACDALVKLPMKGTADSLNVAVATAVLLYAALAQFEPV
- a CDS encoding DNA-3-methyladenine glycosylase family protein; translated protein: MSLTTAQLATALDAIAATEPAIAAALARAGYPEPRGRSRGAATMMRAIVGQQVSVKAAASIWNKLEAACGGDMDDHARVAATPVDALRAAGLSGQKASYVHALAEALASGALDFAALPADDEDAIAALTAVKGIGRWSAEIYLLFAEGRPDVFPAGDLAVQIELGRILGLDARPTEKRTRELAEPWRPNRGALAVFLWHHYNIDALG
- a CDS encoding sensor histidine kinase; protein product: MFEDQRPLGFFHDKNRAFWILQGGGWVAYLLLRALSGLANSMGVAFILPAVIVTATGFSLTLLMAAAYRRIIVMKPVYVWTLTLIILGGASALFSVLEVWAHATFYQPGWQPQGIEFLGAILLDFSVLAAWSGLYYGINYYLLLSEQSERMINVAAQANSAQLEMLRYQLNPHFLFNTLNSISTLVLLKQTERANAMLSRLASFLRYSLVGEREGLATVAQEAEALKLYLDIERTRFESRLRTRFDIAPDVMEARLPSLLLQPIVENAIKYAVTPSEDGADILIDARRMADRLVLTVADTGPGLAGSNGDGMPGGTQVGLANIRERLVQAYGEDHRFELAENSPQGLIVLIDIPYQTEASHAVVGGDDRIENRMGANNPGPQPVPAH
- a CDS encoding LytR/AlgR family response regulator transcription factor yields the protein MSITTIIVDDERLAVQGLELRLQAFDDVTIIERCANGREAIRAIKTLKPDLVFLDIQMPGFDGFSVVAGLADIEPPLFVFVTAFGEYALKAFDAQAVDYLMKPVDEERLAATIERVRQRLTEKRSCEDSERLKGILTEVAPGAMPDDLAADADAPAANRYEKVLNIKDRGQIFRVDVADIERIDAAGDYMCIYTADQTLILRETMKDLERRLDPRKFQRIHRSTIVNLDNIKSVKPHTNGECFLVLGSNTQVKVSRSYREVVARFL
- a CDS encoding DUF642 domain-containing protein, with the protein product MRTLIALGAVLLASTSAQAAVNLVVNGSFENGVSPAGSTFLASEDVTSITGWRVLSEGVNYVDSSVWAASTGDRSVELGTNLGAGGVWQRVSGFTVGSRYRLTFDVSANPFDPAARPKPSRVLTSVTGGLAEIYSYTLTDANTSSSMLYDTISYDFIAGNNFQNIQFRSLLSAGENYGAVIDNVSISVVPEASTWAMMIVGFSLVGFASRRRNRGFVVA